One genomic region from Mesorhizobium terrae encodes:
- a CDS encoding sugar phosphate isomerase/epimerase family protein — MSKTVNSYLMPFSNVAHLPLAEKFEATRIAGYDALSLMPYEVDQLEVAGISPKEVRRRADDAGMRILRLDPLNTWSRVWLPDNMDDAYIATVDTRQERVFALCAELGCRSISLNATFPLGSMPMDAIIEDYAKICAASARFDLDCSLEFIPLWGVPTLAMAWQVVEGAGAKNGGLVFDTWHCVRGKSNLADLRKIPGDKIHCVQLNDGPLELPAGVTIKDDCYDRKFPGDGQFPNVEIVRVLTETGGLNQVGAEVFSPMLKAMSAREVGEISRMSVEEVLRLALS, encoded by the coding sequence ATGTCGAAGACCGTGAACAGCTATCTGATGCCGTTCTCCAACGTGGCGCATCTGCCGCTGGCCGAGAAATTCGAGGCCACGCGCATTGCCGGTTACGATGCGCTTTCCCTGATGCCCTACGAAGTGGATCAGCTTGAGGTCGCCGGTATTTCGCCGAAGGAAGTGCGCCGGCGTGCCGACGATGCGGGCATGCGCATCCTGCGGCTTGATCCGCTGAACACCTGGTCGCGTGTCTGGCTGCCCGACAATATGGACGACGCCTACATTGCTACCGTCGACACCAGGCAGGAGCGGGTGTTCGCGCTCTGCGCCGAACTCGGCTGCCGGTCGATCAGCCTCAACGCGACGTTTCCGCTAGGCTCGATGCCGATGGACGCGATCATCGAGGACTACGCCAAAATATGCGCCGCCTCGGCGCGCTTCGATCTCGACTGTTCGCTGGAATTCATTCCGCTATGGGGCGTGCCGACGCTCGCCATGGCCTGGCAGGTCGTTGAGGGCGCCGGCGCCAAAAACGGCGGGCTGGTCTTTGACACATGGCATTGCGTGCGGGGCAAGTCGAACCTCGCCGACCTGCGCAAGATCCCCGGCGACAAAATCCATTGCGTCCAGCTCAATGACGGCCCGCTCGAACTGCCGGCTGGCGTGACCATCAAGGACGATTGCTACGACCGCAAATTCCCCGGCGACGGTCAGTTCCCCAATGTCGAGATCGTGCGCGTCCTCACCGAGACCGGTGGCCTCAACCAGGTCGGCGCGGAAGTCTTCTCGCCCATGCTGAAAGCCATGAGCGCCAGAGAGGTCGGTGAAATTTCGCGCATGTCGGTGGAAGAGGTGCTGAGACTGGCGCTGAGCTGA
- a CDS encoding extracellular solute-binding protein, giving the protein MLRTLKLVLAAGIAAFAGVAHAADTLHIYNWNGYISQAMLTKFTAETGVAVALDTYDNNETLLSKLRSGSAGYDIAIASTDFIPIMKSERMIQPVNISELPNYDHLDGQWKKSAWDPGNVYSIPYFWGVTSYAVDTTIYKGPTDSLSLLFNPPAELQGKIGMFSSPTEVIALAMRSLDIEPCTTDPEKLKAVDALLQAQKPFVKIYDSSGVMGRLVSGETAISQVANGEALTARQQKPSLKFVFAKEGGVAWIDNVVVPASAARPDLAKKFISFLMDPANAALQQKDVGYPTGVNGTEPMLPKEIATAPEVQVPADYKKVVSPVCSAEATKKYDLIWTRLRQ; this is encoded by the coding sequence ATGCTTCGAACATTGAAACTCGTCCTGGCCGCCGGCATCGCCGCCTTTGCAGGTGTCGCCCACGCCGCCGACACGCTGCATATCTACAACTGGAACGGCTACATCTCGCAGGCGATGCTGACCAAGTTCACCGCCGAAACCGGCGTCGCCGTCGCGCTCGACACCTACGACAACAACGAGACTTTGCTTTCGAAGCTGCGCAGCGGTTCCGCCGGCTACGACATCGCGATCGCCTCGACCGATTTCATTCCGATCATGAAGTCGGAGCGGATGATCCAGCCGGTGAACATTTCCGAGCTGCCGAACTACGACCATCTCGACGGGCAGTGGAAGAAATCCGCCTGGGATCCGGGCAACGTCTATTCGATCCCATATTTCTGGGGCGTCACCTCCTATGCCGTCGATACCACAATCTACAAGGGACCAACCGACAGCCTGTCGTTGCTTTTCAATCCGCCTGCGGAATTGCAGGGCAAGATCGGCATGTTCTCCTCGCCGACTGAGGTGATCGCGCTGGCGATGCGCAGTCTGGACATCGAGCCTTGCACCACCGATCCCGAAAAGCTCAAGGCAGTGGACGCGCTGCTGCAGGCACAGAAACCGTTCGTGAAAATCTATGACTCGTCGGGCGTCATGGGGCGCCTGGTTTCCGGCGAAACAGCCATTTCGCAGGTCGCCAATGGCGAAGCGCTGACCGCCAGGCAGCAGAAGCCGTCGCTGAAATTCGTCTTCGCCAAGGAAGGCGGCGTCGCCTGGATCGACAATGTCGTGGTGCCGGCTTCTGCAGCCAGGCCCGACCTTGCCAAGAAATTCATCTCCTTCCTGATGGACCCCGCCAACGCGGCCCTGCAGCAGAAGGATGTCGGCTACCCGACTGGCGTCAACGGCACCGAGCCGATGCTGCCGAAGGAGATCGCCACGGCGCCCGAGGTTCAGGTTCCCGCCGACTACAAGAAGGTGGTCAGCCCGGTCTGCTCTGCAGAGGCCACCAAGAAATACGACCTGATCTGGACGCGCCTGCGCCAGTAG
- a CDS encoding ABC transporter permease: protein MSAKPFDWKTTPGLSSLTWIVYLFLYAPLLVIVIYSFNVGRQATIWEGFSFDWYVRVFQNRDIGVALSNSLIVAVASMILSTLLAVTAALSLRQARMGAGAKITLGLILMPLVVPEIMVAVATLVFFSGIGLKLGLGNLIIAHTVFCVPFAYLPIQARLADMGSAVEDAARDLYSDEWQVFRRVTLPLLLPAILSGAMLAFASSLDDFLISMLLADAGQTTLPVYIYGMLRLGVSPEVNAVSTLLLVSSVVIVLIALRLQGMSKNK from the coding sequence ATGAGCGCCAAGCCCTTCGACTGGAAGACGACGCCAGGGCTGAGCTCGCTCACCTGGATCGTCTATCTTTTCCTCTATGCGCCGCTTCTGGTCATCGTCATCTACAGCTTCAATGTCGGCCGCCAGGCGACGATCTGGGAAGGCTTCAGCTTCGACTGGTATGTCCGGGTGTTCCAGAACCGCGACATCGGCGTTGCCCTGTCGAACAGCCTGATCGTCGCCGTCGCCTCGATGATCCTCTCGACATTGCTCGCCGTCACCGCCGCGCTCAGCCTGCGACAGGCGAGGATGGGGGCCGGCGCCAAGATTACGCTCGGCCTGATCCTGATGCCGCTGGTGGTACCGGAGATCATGGTGGCGGTGGCGACGCTGGTCTTCTTTTCCGGCATCGGCCTGAAGCTCGGCCTCGGCAACCTCATCATCGCCCACACCGTGTTCTGCGTGCCCTTCGCCTACTTGCCGATCCAGGCGCGGCTGGCCGATATGGGCTCCGCGGTGGAGGATGCTGCCCGCGACCTCTATTCCGACGAATGGCAGGTCTTTCGACGCGTCACCTTGCCGTTGCTTTTGCCGGCGATCCTTTCCGGCGCGATGCTTGCCTTTGCCTCCTCGCTCGACGACTTCCTCATCAGCATGCTGCTGGCGGATGCCGGCCAAACCACTCTGCCCGTCTACATCTACGGAATGCTCCGCCTCGGTGTGTCGCCAGAGGTCAACGCGGTCTCGACGCTGCTTCTGGTGTCGTCCGTGGTGATCGTCCTCATTGCCTTGCGCCTGCAAGGCATGAGCAAAAACAAATAG
- a CDS encoding ABC transporter permease — MNDRLATILLRSPVLVTMVLFMLAPMGLAVVYSFMTNGAYGGVTMPFTAQAYRQLLFQEDFDGNLVFSTGYLAILWRSVLLAALTVAISLAIGLPLAWHMACSAPAKRARLLLLITLPFWINTLIRTYCWVLILRDEGLLNNGLRRIGLVEGHVQFLYNDVAILLGMVYTYLPFMVLPIYAVLERLNGDVIEASHDLYAGRWSTFRRVVWPLAKPGAVAGSLLVFAPALGSFLAPDLLGGGRRLMIGSLIQLQFSSSRNWSFGAALATVVSVAILAALFLVVRKTVNKVPAR; from the coding sequence ATGAACGACCGGCTGGCCACGATCCTTTTGCGTTCCCCGGTCCTGGTGACCATGGTGCTGTTCATGCTGGCCCCAATGGGGCTGGCGGTGGTCTATTCCTTCATGACCAACGGCGCCTATGGCGGCGTGACCATGCCGTTCACCGCGCAGGCCTATCGGCAGTTGCTGTTCCAGGAAGATTTCGACGGCAATCTCGTCTTCTCTACCGGATATCTCGCCATTCTCTGGCGTTCCGTGCTTCTGGCCGCGCTGACCGTGGCCATCAGCCTCGCCATCGGCTTGCCGTTGGCCTGGCACATGGCGTGCAGCGCGCCGGCAAAGCGCGCCCGGCTTCTGTTGCTCATCACCTTGCCGTTCTGGATCAACACCCTGATCCGCACCTATTGCTGGGTGCTGATCCTGCGCGACGAGGGCCTCTTGAACAATGGTCTGCGCCGCATCGGCCTGGTCGAGGGTCACGTCCAGTTCCTCTACAACGACGTCGCGATTCTTCTGGGCATGGTCTACACCTATCTGCCCTTCATGGTGCTGCCCATCTACGCCGTGCTCGAGCGGCTCAACGGCGACGTTATCGAGGCCTCGCACGATCTTTATGCCGGGCGCTGGAGCACCTTCCGCCGCGTCGTATGGCCGCTGGCGAAGCCAGGCGCGGTAGCCGGCAGCCTGCTGGTCTTTGCGCCGGCGCTGGGCAGCTTCCTTGCACCGGACCTGCTCGGCGGCGGCCGCCGCCTGATGATCGGCAGCCTGATCCAGCTGCAATTCAGCAGTTCGCGCAACTGGTCCTTCGGCGCGGCACTCGCCACCGTCGTCTCGGTGGCCATCCTGGCGGCGCTGTTCCTGGTCGTGCGCAAGACCGTCAACAAGGTGCCCGCACGATGA
- a CDS encoding ABC transporter ATP-binding protein, which produces MSPAGARVSGAGAVLLGIDHVDKRFGFGAGQIAALDDATFEIRDNEFFTLLGPSGCGKTTLLRIIAGFEHPTSGRVLLDGRDIGHEPPFKRPVNTMFQSYALFPHLNVRQNIAYGLEMLRWKPADIKRRVDEVLELVQMPAFADRRTTQMSGGQQQRIALARALAPRPRVLLLDEPLSALDLKLRKAMQGELKRLQKETSLTFVMVTHDQEEALALSDRIAVMNKGKVLQVAAPAEIYARPSTCFVADFIGEANLIPSGLVGRPEGRTISIRPEQISVDPRPAAGHRGIAATVTGVTFLGADTLIEARCTGDISIRARLRGAVSGISVGERAEFSWDRANEWMLDA; this is translated from the coding sequence ATGTCGCCGGCCGGGGCTCGTGTCAGCGGGGCAGGCGCTGTCCTGCTTGGTATCGATCACGTCGACAAGCGTTTCGGTTTCGGCGCGGGCCAGATCGCCGCGCTGGACGATGCCACCTTTGAAATCCGTGACAATGAGTTCTTCACCTTGCTCGGCCCCTCCGGCTGCGGAAAGACCACGCTGTTGCGCATCATTGCCGGCTTCGAGCATCCGACCTCGGGGCGGGTGCTGCTCGACGGTCGCGATATTGGCCACGAGCCGCCGTTCAAGCGGCCGGTCAACACCATGTTCCAGAGCTATGCGCTCTTCCCGCATCTGAACGTGCGCCAGAACATCGCCTATGGGCTCGAAATGCTCCGCTGGAAACCGGCGGACATCAAACGCCGCGTCGACGAGGTGCTCGAACTGGTGCAGATGCCGGCCTTTGCCGACCGCCGCACCACGCAGATGTCGGGTGGCCAGCAGCAGCGTATCGCGCTGGCTCGCGCACTGGCGCCGCGTCCGCGGGTGCTGCTCCTCGACGAACCGCTGTCGGCGCTCGACCTCAAGCTGCGCAAGGCGATGCAGGGCGAATTGAAGCGGCTGCAGAAGGAAACCTCGCTCACCTTCGTCATGGTCACCCACGACCAGGAGGAGGCGCTGGCCCTGTCGGACCGCATCGCGGTGATGAACAAGGGCAAGGTGCTGCAGGTGGCCGCGCCCGCCGAAATCTACGCGCGTCCCTCGACCTGTTTTGTCGCCGATTTCATTGGCGAGGCGAACCTCATCCCGTCCGGTCTTGTCGGTCGGCCCGAGGGCAGGACCATCTCGATCCGCCCGGAGCAGATTTCGGTCGATCCAAGACCCGCCGCCGGACATCGCGGCATCGCCGCCACAGTCACCGGTGTGACCTTTCTTGGCGCGGATACGCTGATCGAGGCGCGCTGCACGGGTGACATTTCCATCCGCGCACGCCTGCGCGGCGCCGTCTCGGGTATTTCGGTCGGCGAGCGGGCCGAATTTTCCTGGGATCGGGCAAACGAATGGATGCTCGACGCATGA
- a CDS encoding aspartate aminotransferase family protein produces the protein MNTQMLRNSAHDAEASARHLIFPLVPREDMDAHGPSILMSGSGVRVTDQHGTTLLDMMSATTRAGSLGYGNREIAQAMYDQAVTMHYSGAGRNTNAAAAELARKLAEITPGRLNRVTFTSGGSEATETALKIAKQYLQQSGRKPRAFKVISRWSAYHGATMGALSCTDWLAVRDVPDPRVPGHSFVANPMRYRNPYGLDEETYSDICIAHLERQILLEDPELVAAFIGEPFQQANGVQIPMPSYWKKVRALCDKYGIVLIMDEVITGFGRAGTWFATEQLGIEPDILNMAKSMGAGYAPIGAVVTRDEIAEGISHFRHVHTYSGHAICCAASLKVIEIMEREKLVENSDVLGREWQQGMKDAFGDHPIVGDIRGRGFWQAVDFTADKASRAAFTDDTVVAIARRARELGVIVGPIGTAIEIAPALIATRDDLALCTRLLRQAISEVALERGLGRV, from the coding sequence ATGAACACGCAAATGCTGAGAAATTCCGCTCACGACGCCGAGGCGAGCGCCAGGCACCTGATCTTCCCGCTGGTGCCGCGCGAGGATATGGATGCCCATGGCCCGAGCATCCTGATGTCGGGCAGCGGTGTCCGTGTCACCGACCAGCACGGCACCACGCTGCTCGACATGATGAGCGCCACGACACGTGCCGGCTCGCTGGGCTACGGCAACCGCGAAATCGCTCAGGCGATGTACGACCAGGCGGTCACTATGCATTATTCCGGCGCCGGGCGTAACACAAACGCCGCTGCCGCCGAGCTGGCGCGGAAGCTGGCCGAAATCACGCCCGGCCGGCTGAACCGGGTGACCTTCACCTCCGGCGGCTCGGAGGCGACGGAAACCGCGCTGAAGATCGCCAAGCAGTATCTTCAGCAGAGCGGCAGGAAGCCGCGTGCCTTCAAGGTCATCTCGCGCTGGAGCGCCTATCATGGCGCGACCATGGGTGCCTTGTCCTGCACCGACTGGCTGGCGGTGCGCGACGTGCCGGATCCGCGCGTGCCGGGCCATTCCTTCGTTGCCAATCCGATGCGTTACCGCAATCCCTACGGGCTGGACGAAGAGACCTATTCCGACATCTGCATTGCCCATCTCGAACGCCAGATCCTGCTCGAGGACCCCGAACTGGTCGCTGCCTTCATCGGCGAGCCGTTCCAGCAGGCCAATGGCGTGCAGATCCCGATGCCGAGCTACTGGAAAAAGGTCCGCGCGCTTTGCGATAAATACGGCATCGTGCTGATCATGGACGAAGTCATCACCGGCTTCGGTCGCGCTGGCACCTGGTTCGCCACCGAACAGCTCGGCATCGAGCCCGATATCCTCAACATGGCCAAGTCGATGGGCGCCGGTTACGCCCCGATCGGTGCCGTCGTCACTCGCGACGAAATCGCCGAAGGCATCAGCCATTTCCGCCACGTCCACACCTATAGCGGCCACGCCATCTGCTGCGCGGCCTCGCTAAAGGTGATCGAGATCATGGAGCGTGAAAAGCTGGTCGAGAATTCGGATGTGCTCGGTCGTGAATGGCAGCAGGGCATGAAGGACGCTTTCGGCGATCACCCGATCGTCGGCGACATTCGCGGCCGCGGCTTCTGGCAGGCCGTCGACTTCACAGCGGACAAGGCAAGCCGCGCCGCTTTCACCGACGACACCGTCGTGGCGATCGCCCGGCGCGCGCGGGAACTCGGCGTCATCGTCGGTCCCATCGGCACCGCCATCGAGATCGCGCCGGCGCTCATAGCCACACGTGATGATCTGGCACTTTGCACGCGTCTTCTCCGCCAAGCCATTTCCGAGGTGGCTCTGGAGCGCGGTCTCGGTCGGGTGTAG
- a CDS encoding PLP-dependent aminotransferase family protein, with protein sequence MSEPIRDIAIDSTVIDPLDAVPIFQQLYRQIRDQIVSGILKDGARLPSTRALAADLSLSRTTTIAAFEQLEAEGYIETRKGARARVLPLPFLDQGRDVERLPTLQDNLSQRGQTLVTLRHETGFPGSYTLQPGLPDALSFPFTIWRRLMSKHTRHAAGETFGYHSYGGHQGLREVIAQYMQSSRGVKCLPDQIMVTAGAQSAFQLLAHLLIDAGDPVMIEEPGYTGAHGAFVAAGARIEPLAVDGRNWDLKTIATVRPKLIYLTPSCQFPLGSTMRIEQRLRILQLAAETGAWVIEDDFDSEFRFSGSRVPTLQSQDVDHRTIYVGSFAKTMLPDLRLGFIIFPGAVVRPVRKANFLMGTAAPLVTQAALADFIRNGDFARHTRRMKRLYAVKRALLVAQAEALFGDVMEQLDEGNGLQTTWRFRREADDVAIAQSALKAGVNTTPLSAHYIHGKAEQGLMIGYAATEEKQIPRALQKLNQAIRQHLD encoded by the coding sequence TTGAGCGAACCGATCCGCGACATCGCCATCGACTCGACGGTAATCGATCCGCTGGACGCGGTGCCGATCTTCCAGCAGCTGTACCGGCAGATCCGCGACCAGATCGTTTCCGGCATCCTGAAGGACGGTGCCCGCCTGCCGTCGACGCGCGCGCTGGCCGCCGATCTCAGCCTGTCGCGCACCACTACCATCGCCGCCTTCGAGCAACTGGAGGCAGAGGGTTATATCGAGACACGCAAGGGCGCGCGCGCCAGGGTGCTGCCGCTGCCTTTCCTCGACCAAGGCCGCGACGTCGAGCGGCTGCCGACACTTCAGGATAATCTCTCGCAACGCGGCCAGACGCTGGTGACGCTGCGCCACGAAACCGGGTTTCCGGGCAGCTATACCCTGCAACCGGGTCTGCCCGACGCACTCAGCTTTCCCTTCACCATCTGGCGCCGCCTGATGTCGAAGCATACACGCCATGCCGCCGGCGAGACCTTCGGCTATCACAGCTATGGGGGCCATCAGGGACTTCGCGAGGTGATCGCGCAATACATGCAATCCTCGCGCGGGGTGAAGTGCCTGCCCGACCAGATCATGGTGACCGCCGGTGCGCAGAGCGCGTTCCAGCTGCTGGCGCATCTTTTGATCGACGCCGGCGACCCGGTGATGATCGAGGAACCGGGCTATACGGGCGCGCATGGCGCCTTCGTGGCGGCCGGCGCGCGCATCGAACCCCTTGCGGTCGACGGACGCAACTGGGACCTGAAGACAATCGCCACGGTGCGACCGAAGCTGATCTACCTCACCCCGTCCTGCCAGTTTCCGCTCGGCTCGACGATGCGGATCGAGCAACGGCTGCGCATACTGCAACTGGCGGCCGAGACTGGCGCCTGGGTGATCGAGGACGATTTCGACAGCGAGTTCCGGTTCAGCGGCAGTCGTGTGCCGACGCTCCAGTCACAGGACGTCGACCATCGCACGATCTATGTCGGCTCCTTCGCCAAGACCATGCTGCCGGATTTGCGCCTGGGCTTCATCATCTTCCCGGGCGCCGTAGTGCGGCCGGTGCGCAAGGCGAATTTCCTGATGGGGACAGCTGCCCCGCTGGTAACGCAGGCGGCGCTAGCGGATTTTATCCGCAACGGCGATTTCGCGCGACACACACGGCGCATGAAGCGGCTTTACGCAGTGAAGCGGGCGTTGCTGGTGGCGCAAGCCGAGGCATTGTTCGGCGATGTCATGGAACAGCTCGACGAAGGCAACGGCCTGCAAACCACCTGGCGGTTCCGGCGTGAAGCGGACGACGTCGCGATCGCCCAGAGCGCGCTGAAGGCCGGCGTCAACACCACCCCTTTGTCGGCGCATTACATTCACGGCAAAGCCGAACAGGGGTTGATGATCGGCTATGCGGCGACCGAGGAAAAACAGATCCCGCGCGCGCTGCAAAAGCTCAACCAGGCCATCCGCCAGCATCTGGATTAG
- a CDS encoding N,N-dimethylformamidase beta subunit family domain-containing protein: MLTGYTDRLSVRPGETLSFMVSTDAPVFKAEIVRLLHGDADPRGPGRREVPIESPANGEYPGMEQPLFPGSCVVVPDHADLRLTDDFTLFAWIYPTRPGHGEQVILSKEGEDETGYALGLTDTGRLFLRLGPSRIEGEEPVAERRWHWIAARYDAASGSARLSAGLHPRDLSIAGEPGAAGHLPRAAGSDTALLIAASMAGGRPGLFFNGKIADPCIFGKCLGDAELAGFVSAADFSALPQPLIAAWDFNVGSDGTEVRDIGGRGLHGTTHQSPVRLMTGPHWSGENDDPMADPRGYSAIHFHEDSLSDANWSESFAFAVPSDLPSGVYTARLKAGGETDDLPFLVCPRNGQATAPLALLVPTFTYVAYGNEMWRDYGLNCAYDRYVDGAGVPFASLRHPIKTFRPGRGLLKSVAGEHFGRHLCADLYAVDWLDAIDQPVDIITDHDLHREGEALLKPYKAVMTGSHPEYVSGRMLDAFETYLGAGGSLAYLGGNGFYSVTSLSEDGNTIEVRRPNGTRPWISNPGEARHALTGEIGGLWRSRGRAPQRLVGVGFTAQGWTSHDVCGLPRPYRQVADRKHPLAAALLANIVEDEMIGDFQTLGLGVGAAGDEVDRADPVLGTPAHALVLATATGFSADYQLVIDERRDINEASTLPDNPLVRSDIVCFETAQGGLVFSVGSMQWFSALSHNGYDNTVATMTRNVLKRMLRAA; the protein is encoded by the coding sequence ATGCTGACTGGGTACACCGACCGCCTGAGTGTCCGTCCGGGCGAAACGCTGTCCTTCATGGTCAGCACGGATGCTCCGGTGTTCAAGGCCGAGATCGTGCGCCTGCTGCATGGCGATGCCGATCCGCGCGGGCCGGGTCGCCGCGAAGTGCCGATCGAAAGCCCCGCAAATGGCGAATATCCCGGCATGGAACAGCCGCTGTTTCCCGGCTCCTGTGTCGTCGTGCCGGACCACGCCGATCTGCGACTGACCGACGACTTCACCCTGTTTGCCTGGATTTATCCGACGCGCCCCGGCCACGGCGAACAGGTCATCCTGTCCAAGGAAGGAGAAGACGAAACCGGTTATGCGCTCGGCCTCACTGACACCGGCAGGCTGTTTCTGCGCCTCGGCCCCTCACGGATCGAAGGCGAGGAACCTGTCGCCGAGCGCCGCTGGCACTGGATCGCCGCGCGCTATGATGCCGCTAGCGGGTCGGCCCGGCTGTCGGCCGGATTGCATCCGCGCGACCTGTCGATCGCCGGCGAGCCCGGAGCGGCAGGCCATTTGCCACGCGCCGCCGGTTCGGATACCGCACTTCTGATTGCCGCGTCGATGGCAGGCGGGCGTCCCGGCCTGTTCTTCAACGGCAAGATCGCCGATCCCTGCATCTTCGGAAAATGCCTGGGCGATGCCGAGCTTGCCGGGTTCGTGTCGGCTGCGGATTTTTCGGCTTTGCCGCAGCCCTTGATCGCGGCCTGGGATTTCAACGTCGGAAGCGATGGCACCGAGGTTCGTGACATTGGCGGGCGCGGACTGCACGGCACCACCCATCAATCGCCGGTCCGCCTCATGACCGGTCCGCATTGGAGCGGCGAAAACGACGATCCCATGGCCGACCCTCGCGGTTATTCGGCCATCCATTTCCATGAGGATTCGCTGTCCGACGCGAACTGGAGCGAGAGTTTTGCCTTTGCCGTGCCCAGCGATCTGCCGAGCGGTGTCTACACGGCGCGGCTGAAGGCGGGCGGCGAGACCGACGATCTTCCTTTCCTCGTCTGTCCGCGCAATGGGCAAGCGACGGCGCCGCTGGCACTGCTGGTGCCGACCTTCACCTATGTCGCCTATGGCAACGAGATGTGGAGAGATTATGGGCTGAACTGCGCCTATGACCGCTATGTCGACGGCGCAGGCGTGCCGTTCGCCTCGCTGCGCCACCCAATCAAGACGTTTCGACCGGGTCGAGGACTGCTGAAATCAGTAGCCGGCGAACATTTCGGCCGTCATCTGTGCGCCGACCTATATGCCGTCGATTGGCTCGACGCCATTGACCAACCGGTCGACATCATCACCGACCACGACCTTCACCGCGAAGGCGAGGCACTGCTGAAGCCTTACAAGGCAGTCATGACCGGCTCGCATCCCGAATATGTGTCGGGGCGGATGCTGGATGCGTTCGAAACCTATCTCGGCGCCGGCGGCAGCCTCGCTTATCTCGGTGGCAACGGGTTTTACAGCGTCACCTCGTTGTCGGAAGACGGCAACACCATCGAGGTGCGCCGGCCCAATGGCACGCGGCCCTGGATCTCCAATCCCGGCGAGGCACGGCACGCGCTGACCGGCGAGATCGGTGGTCTGTGGCGGTCTCGCGGCCGCGCGCCCCAGCGCCTTGTCGGTGTCGGCTTCACCGCCCAGGGCTGGACCTCGCATGACGTCTGCGGCCTGCCGCGCCCGTACCGACAGGTGGCCGACCGAAAGCATCCGTTGGCGGCGGCCTTGCTCGCAAATATCGTCGAAGACGAAATGATCGGCGATTTCCAGACCTTGGGCCTTGGCGTCGGAGCTGCCGGCGATGAGGTCGACCGCGCCGACCCGGTGCTTGGAACGCCCGCGCATGCGTTGGTTCTGGCCACGGCAACGGGCTTCTCGGCGGATTATCAGCTGGTGATCGACGAGCGCCGCGACATCAATGAGGCTTCGACGCTTCCGGACAACCCGCTGGTGCGGTCCGACATCGTCTGTTTCGAAACCGCGCAAGGCGGTCTCGTCTTCTCGGTCGGCTCCATGCAGTGGTTCAGTGCCCTTTCGCACAATGGCTACGACAACACCGTAGCGACAATGACGCGGAATGTGCTGAAGCGGATGCTGCGCGCCGCCTAA